Proteins from a genomic interval of Qipengyuania sp. JC766:
- a CDS encoding RNA degradosome polyphosphate kinase, producing the protein MSTARTIANDIIPTVVDDGHERYFNRELSWLAFNERVLAEACNPDYPLLERLRFLSISGSNLDEFMQIRVAGLIGQVQRGIERTSIEGRTPSQQLTCIRKALATITEDQQAIWRDLRSLLADAGIHIADERRIDREAHEWLRQFFLDEILPIITPQALDPAHPFPFVANEGLGVLFTVKRKKEQLVEMILIPSALPRFIRVPGGEDGTGDATYISIESLIGRFAEHLFPGFDIKGDGVFRVLRDSDIEIEEEAEDLVRTFRSAIQRRRRGQVIQLELDADFDPTAEQMLREQLAPSGVSVVKTDGMLGIEGLSAIIEEDRPDLKFDSYTPRYPERILEHDGDAFAAIREKDIVIHHPYESFDVVVDFIRQAAHDRNVVAIKQALYRAGTQSAVIEALVEAAENGKSVTAVVELKARFDEEQNLYWANKLERAGVQVIYGFVDWKTHAKCAMVVRREDEGFRTYCHFGTGNYHPVTAKVYTDLSFFTASPKLGRDAAKLFNFVTGYVEPRETEMLGISPIDLREKLYTAIDREIENVRRGKPAAIWAKMNQLTDSGMIERLYAASDAGVEIQLIVRGICCIKPGVEGLSDHINVRSIIGRFLEHSRIYAFANGEPMPSPRASVYISSADLMSRNLDRRVEALVPITNRTVHDQVLQQVLLANLLDTERSWELQPDGSYRRLEGDGKPFNCHRYFMTNPSLSGRGGALEVGGVPKLALRKGAT; encoded by the coding sequence ATGAGCACAGCCCGGACGATCGCCAACGACATTATCCCAACCGTCGTCGACGATGGGCATGAACGCTACTTCAACCGTGAGCTGAGCTGGCTCGCCTTCAACGAACGGGTCCTCGCGGAGGCCTGCAACCCCGATTATCCCTTGCTCGAACGCCTGCGGTTCCTGTCGATTTCCGGCAGCAACCTGGACGAGTTCATGCAGATCCGCGTCGCGGGCCTCATCGGGCAGGTACAGCGCGGGATCGAACGCACGTCCATAGAAGGGCGGACCCCGTCGCAGCAACTGACCTGCATCCGCAAGGCTCTGGCGACGATCACGGAGGACCAGCAGGCGATCTGGCGCGACCTGCGATCGCTGCTGGCCGATGCGGGCATCCATATCGCCGACGAGCGCAGGATCGACCGCGAGGCGCACGAATGGCTGCGCCAGTTCTTCCTCGACGAAATCCTGCCGATCATCACGCCCCAGGCGCTCGATCCGGCCCATCCGTTCCCGTTCGTCGCGAACGAAGGGCTTGGGGTCCTGTTCACGGTGAAGCGCAAGAAGGAGCAGTTGGTCGAGATGATCCTCATCCCGTCCGCGCTGCCGCGCTTCATCCGGGTGCCGGGCGGCGAGGACGGGACGGGCGATGCGACCTATATCAGCATCGAAAGCCTCATCGGCCGGTTTGCGGAGCACCTCTTTCCCGGCTTCGACATCAAGGGCGATGGCGTGTTCCGCGTGCTGCGCGACAGCGACATCGAGATCGAGGAAGAGGCCGAAGATCTCGTCCGCACCTTCCGCAGCGCGATCCAGCGGCGCCGGCGTGGACAGGTCATCCAGCTGGAACTGGACGCCGATTTCGATCCCACGGCGGAACAGATGCTGCGCGAGCAGCTGGCCCCCTCCGGCGTCAGCGTCGTCAAGACCGATGGCATGCTGGGTATAGAGGGCCTCTCCGCAATCATCGAGGAAGACCGGCCGGACCTCAAGTTCGACAGCTACACCCCCCGCTATCCCGAACGCATCCTGGAGCATGACGGGGACGCCTTCGCCGCGATCCGCGAGAAGGACATCGTCATCCACCACCCGTACGAAAGCTTCGACGTGGTGGTCGACTTCATCCGCCAAGCGGCGCACGATCGTAACGTGGTCGCCATCAAGCAGGCGCTGTACCGCGCCGGGACCCAGTCCGCGGTGATCGAGGCGCTCGTGGAAGCGGCCGAGAACGGCAAGTCGGTCACGGCCGTGGTGGAACTGAAGGCCCGCTTTGACGAAGAGCAGAACCTCTACTGGGCCAACAAGCTCGAACGGGCCGGCGTGCAGGTGATCTACGGCTTCGTCGACTGGAAGACCCACGCCAAGTGCGCGATGGTCGTGCGCCGCGAAGACGAGGGCTTCCGCACCTATTGCCACTTCGGCACGGGCAATTATCACCCGGTCACGGCCAAGGTGTACACCGATCTCAGCTTCTTCACCGCCAGCCCGAAACTGGGGCGCGATGCGGCCAAGCTGTTCAATTTCGTGACCGGCTATGTCGAGCCGCGCGAGACCGAAATGCTTGGCATTTCCCCGATAGACCTGCGCGAAAAGCTTTATACCGCAATCGACCGGGAGATCGAGAACGTGCGCCGCGGGAAGCCGGCGGCGATCTGGGCAAAGATGAACCAGCTGACCGACAGCGGCATGATAGAGCGGCTGTATGCGGCGAGCGATGCGGGTGTCGAAATCCAGCTGATCGTGCGCGGCATCTGCTGCATCAAGCCCGGGGTGGAGGGGCTGTCCGACCACATCAACGTGCGCTCCATCATCGGGCGGTTCCTTGAGCACAGCCGCATCTACGCCTTTGCCAATGGCGAACCAATGCCGTCGCCCAGGGCCAGCGTGTACATCTCCTCCGCCGACCTCATGAGCCGCAATCTCGATCGCCGGGTCGAGGCGCTCGTCCCGATCACGAACCGGACCGTTCACGATCAGGTGCTGCAGCAGGTGCTGCTCGCCAATCTGCTGGACACGGAGCGCAGCTGGGAACTCCAGCCGGATGGCAGCTATCGCAGACTGGAAGGTGACGGGAAGCCGTTCAACTGCCATCGCTATTTCATGACCAATCCCTCCCTCTCCGGACGCGGCGGTGCGCTGGAAGTCGGCGGTGTACCCAAGCTGGCGCTGCGCAAGGGGGCCACCTGA
- a CDS encoding Ppx/GppA family phosphatase, which translates to MQAAEDAPPEPIAAFLGTPATHAVVDIGSNTVRLVLYGGSPRAPMVLLNEKVTARLGRELGETGRLADEAVDLAMRGLRRFALLIDAHGVEDVQTVATAAVRDAENGPQFLAQVREIGLSPRLLTGVEEALTGAEGIIGAFPGACGIVADLGGGSLELARVAKGVAQEAVSFPLGTLRLPEYRGETDKATRKALMKAIEGAPAMPKRGCLYLVGGTLRALATFEIGETDYPVTDPHGFSLSAKDALAIAEGVAAMTPEDLQARPRVSGSRASTLPDAAILLSALIRKLEPERIVFSSWGIREGLLQSALTQDLRAQDPLLAGIEAFGATRGCSPELARRINAWSRPALKATSDADKRTRLAATILSLASMQIEPNLRVAIATGWALEKRWIGLSAKDRAKIATAIMANGNKDYAGGRWATMLDTEELEEAAVWGLLVRLARRLGGRTSAVFDSSRLRIADGKLILEIESEHAAIFGIPSEKDMALLGEKLALEPEVRTLDALPSD; encoded by the coding sequence ATGCAGGCGGCAGAAGATGCACCGCCGGAACCGATTGCGGCGTTCCTCGGCACGCCAGCGACGCATGCGGTCGTCGACATCGGATCGAACACCGTGCGCCTCGTCCTCTATGGCGGATCGCCCCGCGCACCGATGGTGCTTCTCAACGAGAAAGTTACTGCGCGGCTGGGCCGCGAACTCGGCGAAACCGGCCGGCTGGCGGACGAAGCGGTCGATCTCGCCATGCGCGGCCTTCGCCGTTTCGCGCTGCTGATCGATGCGCATGGCGTCGAAGACGTGCAGACCGTCGCCACCGCGGCGGTGCGCGATGCGGAGAACGGACCGCAATTCCTGGCGCAGGTCCGCGAGATCGGCCTTTCGCCGCGCCTTCTCACCGGCGTGGAGGAAGCGCTGACGGGGGCCGAAGGCATCATCGGCGCATTTCCCGGTGCCTGCGGCATCGTCGCGGACCTTGGCGGGGGGAGCCTGGAGCTCGCGCGCGTCGCCAAGGGCGTGGCGCAGGAAGCGGTCAGTTTTCCGCTCGGAACCCTGCGCCTGCCCGAATATCGCGGCGAAACCGACAAGGCGACGCGCAAAGCCTTGATGAAGGCGATCGAAGGCGCGCCGGCCATGCCCAAGCGCGGTTGCCTCTACCTCGTCGGCGGCACGTTGCGTGCGCTGGCGACGTTCGAAATCGGCGAAACCGACTATCCGGTGACCGACCCTCACGGATTTTCTCTATCGGCAAAGGACGCGCTGGCCATTGCGGAAGGCGTCGCCGCCATGACGCCCGAGGACCTGCAGGCGCGGCCGCGGGTCAGCGGAAGCCGGGCGTCGACCTTGCCCGACGCGGCCATCCTGCTGTCGGCACTGATCCGCAAGCTGGAGCCCGAACGGATCGTGTTCTCGTCATGGGGGATACGCGAAGGCCTTTTGCAATCGGCCCTGACGCAGGACCTGCGCGCGCAGGATCCCCTGCTGGCAGGGATCGAGGCCTTCGGTGCAACGCGCGGCTGCTCGCCCGAACTGGCGCGGCGGATCAATGCGTGGTCGCGGCCCGCACTGAAAGCGACGAGCGACGCGGACAAGCGGACTCGCCTGGCGGCGACGATACTCTCGCTCGCCTCGATGCAGATCGAACCGAACCTGCGCGTCGCCATCGCCACGGGCTGGGCGCTGGAAAAACGCTGGATCGGCCTGTCGGCAAAGGATCGGGCGAAGATCGCGACGGCCATCATGGCGAACGGGAACAAGGACTACGCGGGCGGTCGGTGGGCGACCATGCTCGACACGGAGGAACTGGAAGAAGCGGCGGTCTGGGGTCTGCTGGTCAGGCTGGCGCGGCGCTTGGGCGGCCGGACGAGCGCCGTGTTCGATTCCAGCCGGCTGCGCATCGCGGACGGCAAACTGATCCTCGAGATCGAAAGCGAACACGCGGCCATCTTCGGCATTCCCAGCGAAAAGGACATGGCACTGCTGGGCGAAAAACTGGCGCTGGAACCCGAGGTGCGGACGCTGGACGCCTTGCCGTCGGACTAG
- a CDS encoding queuosine precursor transporter has product MDRPPQRLETGGSTPISFRYYDFVMAAFVAILLLSNIIGAAKLTFVEVPFWPDGWWPAPDGVFIYGAGILFFPLGYVIGDVLTEIYGFARARRVIWTGFAAMIFLAIMSFVVVGLPPFEGWTCSASETLTMTGEANAAAGTVCQQTYVSVFGSTWRIVLASITAFWAGEFVNSYVMAKMKVWTRGKALWTRTIGSTLVGQGVDSLIFYPVAFLGIWSTEAVVTVMVTNWALKVAWEALLTPVTYWVVGTLKKREGVDIFDTQTDFSPFSTAR; this is encoded by the coding sequence ATGGATAGGCCGCCGCAACGTCTGGAAACCGGGGGAAGCACCCCGATCAGCTTCCGCTACTACGATTTCGTCATGGCGGCCTTCGTTGCGATCCTGCTGCTGTCCAACATCATCGGGGCCGCGAAGCTGACCTTCGTGGAAGTACCTTTCTGGCCCGACGGCTGGTGGCCGGCGCCCGACGGCGTCTTCATCTATGGTGCGGGCATCCTTTTCTTCCCGCTCGGTTACGTGATCGGTGACGTGCTGACGGAGATCTACGGCTTCGCGCGCGCACGCCGCGTCATCTGGACCGGGTTCGCCGCGATGATCTTCCTCGCCATCATGAGTTTCGTGGTCGTAGGACTGCCGCCGTTCGAGGGCTGGACCTGTTCCGCCAGCGAAACGCTCACCATGACGGGCGAGGCCAATGCGGCAGCGGGGACCGTCTGCCAGCAGACCTATGTCTCCGTGTTCGGCAGCACGTGGCGGATCGTCCTTGCTTCCATCACCGCGTTCTGGGCCGGCGAATTCGTCAATTCCTACGTCATGGCAAAGATGAAGGTCTGGACGCGCGGGAAGGCGTTATGGACGCGCACCATTGGATCGACGCTGGTAGGCCAGGGCGTGGACAGCCTGATCTTCTATCCGGTTGCGTTTCTCGGGATCTGGAGCACGGAAGCCGTCGTGACCGTGATGGTCACCAACTGGGCACTGAAGGTCGCGTGGGAAGCGCTGCTGACTCCGGTGACGTACTGGGTCGTCGGCACGCTGAAGAAGCGGGAGGGCGTCGACATCTTCGACACGCAGACGGACTTCTCGCCCTTCTCCACCGCCCGCTAG
- a CDS encoding dicarboxylate/amino acid:cation symporter — translation MAWLRRWQAIPLWQRVLVGLVSGILLGVLAPAAPPYIAFVGDLFVRLIRMLVVPIVFISIASGVTALADPRRLGAVGGRTVALFAFTTACAVSIGMAAGLLVRPGVGAAIGSGEAYALGEPVPVYDQLMGIVPVNIVEALVAGDMLAIIFFSIAFGVSVVLAGEEGRPVASLLQSTARVLFRLVALVMEFTPYGVFALIAVAVAQNGVAVFANIGLLALCVVIGVLAQIVLVHMPMIALVARRQIGRFYRAALDALAVAFATASSAATLPVALRVAIDKMRIDRGVASTVLPIGASIGKDGTAMYVGLLSVFSLQALGVTPDLPMLGIVFLTAALAAFGTAPIPSASLFMLAAVLASVGVSTAQTALVIGFVLPFDRLLDMTRTVASASANLTVTATVARGDRSSKDLDTTELAPSDDRVPEA, via the coding sequence ATGGCTTGGCTTCGGCGCTGGCAGGCGATCCCCCTGTGGCAGCGGGTGCTGGTCGGACTGGTCAGCGGAATACTGCTCGGCGTGCTCGCTCCGGCGGCGCCCCCCTACATCGCGTTCGTGGGTGACCTGTTCGTCCGGCTGATCCGGATGCTAGTGGTGCCCATCGTCTTCATCAGCATCGCCTCGGGCGTGACCGCGCTGGCCGATCCGCGAAGGCTGGGCGCGGTCGGTGGCCGGACGGTCGCCCTGTTCGCCTTCACGACCGCCTGCGCGGTCTCCATCGGCATGGCGGCGGGCCTGCTCGTCCGCCCGGGTGTCGGCGCCGCGATCGGATCCGGCGAAGCCTACGCGCTTGGCGAGCCGGTCCCGGTCTACGACCAGTTGATGGGCATCGTGCCGGTCAACATCGTGGAAGCGCTGGTCGCGGGTGACATGCTCGCGATCATATTCTTCTCGATCGCCTTCGGGGTCAGCGTCGTCCTCGCCGGCGAAGAAGGGCGCCCGGTCGCCAGTCTGCTGCAATCGACCGCGCGCGTCCTGTTCCGCCTGGTGGCGCTCGTCATGGAATTCACGCCCTACGGCGTCTTTGCCCTTATTGCGGTCGCAGTCGCGCAGAACGGCGTCGCCGTGTTCGCGAATATCGGCCTGCTCGCCCTATGCGTCGTCATCGGCGTGCTCGCGCAGATCGTGCTGGTCCACATGCCCATGATCGCGCTCGTCGCCCGGCGTCAAATCGGCCGGTTCTACCGCGCCGCTCTCGACGCGCTGGCGGTGGCCTTCGCGACGGCGTCCTCGGCCGCGACCCTCCCCGTCGCCTTGCGCGTCGCGATCGACAAGATGCGGATCGACCGCGGCGTCGCCTCCACCGTCCTGCCGATCGGCGCGAGCATCGGGAAGGACGGAACCGCCATGTATGTCGGCCTGCTCAGCGTCTTCAGCCTGCAGGCGCTGGGCGTAACACCCGATCTGCCCATGCTCGGGATCGTGTTCCTGACCGCCGCGCTGGCCGCATTCGGGACGGCTCCGATCCCGTCGGCCTCCCTCTTCATGCTCGCGGCGGTGCTGGCTTCCGTAGGGGTATCGACCGCCCAGACCGCGCTCGTAATCGGGTTCGTACTGCCGTTCGACAGGCTGCTGGACATGACCCGCACGGTCGCCAGCGCCAGTGCCAACCTGACCGTCACCGCAACGGTAGCCCGCGGCGACCGCTCCTCGAAGGACCTCGACACGACGGAATTGGCGCCCAGCGACGACAGGGTCCCGGAAGCATAG